One Simonsiella muelleri ATCC 29453 DNA window includes the following coding sequences:
- the ccoS gene encoding cbb3-type cytochrome oxidase assembly protein CcoS: MESLYLLIPISIILAFVIGYFFWWSSKNGQFDDLEGPAHRILMDDDNTFTEDK, translated from the coding sequence ATGGAAAGTTTGTATCTTTTGATTCCAATTAGCATCATATTGGCATTTGTGATTGGCTATTTTTTTTGGTGGTCGAGCAAAAATGGGCAGTTTGACGATTTAGAAGGACCCGCTCACCGAATTTTAATGGACGATGACAACACATTCACCGAAGATAAGTAA
- a CDS encoding HLGFF motif protein: MHYFTINTEHDEHIGFLVMLPDDGGEQDAPHGQFAIKLTENSNYLPFQAALTKWANNTELCWAIEGDFVQLYDENGENIGTIRQQNLKIGGKNFILNDLTGVM, encoded by the coding sequence ATGCACTACTTTACCATCAACACCGAACACGATGAACACATTGGTTTTCTCGTGATGTTACCCGATGACGGTGGCGAACAAGACGCACCACACGGACAATTTGCCATCAAATTAACTGAAAATTCAAATTATTTACCGTTTCAGGCAGCCTTGACAAAATGGGCAAACAATACCGAACTATGCTGGGCTATTGAAGGCGATTTTGTGCAATTATATGATGAAAATGGCGAAAATATCGGCACAATCCGCCAACAAAATCTCAAAATAGGCGGAAAAAATTTCATTCTCAATGACTTAACAGGAGTAATGTGA
- the ptsN gene encoding PTS IIA-like nitrogen regulatory protein PtsN — protein MKAIGEILPVSHIVLDLDVSSKKRLFEEVGKLLETDSGLSQSDVFDCLFAREKLGSTGLGHGVAIPHGRHANVSHITAAFVRTAEAIDFDAPDNQPVSLIFVLLVPEQATGEHLEILSYLASQFSDKNVRELLQKCTDAAEVTKILSF, from the coding sequence ATGAAAGCCATTGGCGAAATTCTCCCCGTTTCTCATATTGTTTTGGATTTGGACGTGAGCAGCAAAAAGCGTCTATTTGAAGAAGTGGGTAAATTATTGGAAACCGATAGCGGTTTATCGCAATCTGATGTTTTTGATTGTCTTTTTGCGCGTGAAAAACTGGGTTCAACGGGTTTGGGGCATGGTGTGGCGATTCCACATGGTCGTCATGCGAATGTGTCTCATATTACAGCCGCGTTTGTTCGTACCGCCGAAGCGATTGATTTTGATGCACCCGATAATCAACCTGTTTCATTGATTTTCGTTTTACTTGTTCCTGAGCAGGCGACAGGTGAGCATTTGGAAATTTTGTCGTATTTGGCGAGTCAATTTTCGGATAAAAATGTCCGCGAATTGTTACAAAAATGCACTGATGCGGCGGAAGTTACGAAAATTTTATCATTTTAA